The following proteins are co-located in the Mycolicibacterium goodii genome:
- the aspS gene encoding aspartate--tRNA ligase produces the protein MLRSHAAGSLRPADAGQTVTLAGWVARRRDHGGVIFIDLRDASGVSQVVFREGLEEGQVLAAAHRLRAEFCVAVTGVVEVRPEGNENPEIPTGQIEVNATELTVLGESAPLPFQLDETAGEEARLKYRYLDLRREGPGNALRLRSKVNAAARAVLAEHDFVEIETPTLTRSTPEGARDFLVPARLQPGSFYALPQSPQLFKQLLMVAGMERYYQIARCYRDEDFRADRQPEFTQLDMEMSFVEADDVLAISEQVLKAVWATIGYDLPLPLPRISYEEAMRRFGSDKPDLRFGLELVECTEYFKDTTFRVFQAPYVGAVVMPGGASQPRRTLDGWQEFAKQRGHKGLAYVLVGEDGTLGGPVAKNLSDAERDGLVAHVGANAGDCIFFAAGTANGARALLGATRIEIAKRLDLIDPNAWAFTWVVDFPMFEPADEATAAGDVAVGSGAWTAMHHAFTAPKPESVDTFDIDPGNALSDAYDIVCNGNEIGGGSIRIHRRDIQERVFAMMGIDHDEAQDKFGFLLNAFTYGAPPHGGIAFGWDRITALLAGVDSIREVIAFPKSGGGVDPLTDAPAPITPQQRKESGIDAKPREEVKLKA, from the coding sequence GTGCTGCGCAGTCATGCCGCCGGTTCGTTGCGGCCCGCCGACGCCGGTCAGACGGTGACGCTGGCGGGATGGGTGGCGCGTCGCCGTGACCACGGCGGCGTCATCTTCATCGATCTGCGCGACGCGTCCGGGGTGTCCCAGGTGGTGTTCCGTGAGGGGCTCGAGGAAGGACAGGTCCTCGCGGCCGCGCACCGCCTGCGCGCCGAGTTCTGCGTCGCGGTGACCGGTGTCGTCGAGGTGCGCCCCGAGGGCAACGAGAACCCCGAGATCCCCACCGGCCAGATCGAGGTCAACGCCACCGAGCTGACCGTGCTGGGAGAGAGCGCACCGCTGCCGTTCCAGCTCGACGAGACCGCCGGTGAGGAAGCGCGGCTGAAGTACCGCTACCTCGACCTGCGCCGCGAAGGCCCCGGGAACGCGCTGCGGCTGCGGTCCAAGGTCAACGCCGCCGCCCGCGCGGTGCTGGCCGAGCACGACTTCGTCGAGATCGAGACCCCCACGCTGACCCGGTCGACGCCCGAGGGCGCCCGCGACTTCCTGGTGCCTGCGCGGCTGCAGCCCGGCTCGTTCTATGCGCTGCCGCAAAGCCCGCAGCTGTTCAAGCAGCTGCTGATGGTCGCCGGGATGGAGCGGTACTACCAGATCGCGCGCTGCTACCGCGACGAGGACTTCCGCGCCGACCGCCAGCCCGAGTTCACCCAGCTCGACATGGAGATGAGCTTCGTCGAGGCCGACGACGTCCTCGCCATCTCCGAGCAGGTCCTCAAGGCCGTGTGGGCCACGATCGGCTACGACCTGCCGCTGCCGCTGCCGCGGATCAGCTACGAGGAGGCCATGCGCCGGTTCGGCTCCGACAAGCCCGATCTGCGCTTCGGCCTGGAACTCGTCGAGTGCACCGAGTACTTCAAGGACACCACCTTCCGCGTGTTCCAGGCGCCGTACGTCGGCGCGGTGGTGATGCCCGGTGGCGCATCGCAGCCGCGCCGCACCCTCGACGGCTGGCAGGAGTTCGCGAAGCAGCGCGGCCACAAGGGTCTGGCGTATGTGCTCGTCGGTGAGGACGGCACGCTCGGCGGACCGGTGGCCAAGAACCTGTCCGACGCCGAACGCGACGGCCTCGTCGCCCACGTCGGCGCCAATGCGGGTGACTGCATCTTCTTCGCCGCGGGCACCGCCAATGGGGCGCGGGCGCTGCTCGGCGCGACCCGCATCGAGATCGCCAAGCGCCTCGACCTCATCGACCCGAACGCGTGGGCGTTCACCTGGGTGGTCGACTTCCCGATGTTCGAGCCCGCCGACGAGGCCACGGCCGCAGGCGACGTCGCCGTCGGTTCCGGCGCCTGGACCGCGATGCACCACGCGTTCACCGCGCCCAAGCCCGAATCGGTCGACACGTTCGACATCGATCCCGGCAACGCGCTGTCCGACGCCTACGACATCGTCTGCAACGGCAACGAGATCGGCGGCGGTTCGATCCGTATCCACCGCCGCGACATCCAGGAGCGGGTGTTCGCGATGATGGGCATCGACCACGACGAGGCGCAGGACAAGTTCGGGTTCCTGCTCAACGCGTTCACCTACGGCGCCCCGCCGCACGGCGGTATCGCCTTCGGGTGGGATCGCATCACGGCGCTGCTCGCCGGGGTCGATTCGATCCGTGAGGTCATCGCGTTCCCCAAGTCCGGTGGTGGGGTCGACCCGCTGACCGATGCGCCCGCGCCGATCACGCCGCAGCAGCGCAAGGAGTCCGGGATCGACGCCAAACCCAGGGAAGAGGTCAAGCTCAAGGCTTGA
- a CDS encoding carboxylesterase/lipase family protein: MSVVAEHSTIAHTSLGQLRGTLEGGVSVWRGVPYAQQPVGDLRFRAPQPLTPWSGIRDAVEHGPLPLQGRSFVGGGRDDPKVRDEACLTLTVWSPDTGGALPVMVWIPGGAFVYGAGQFQLYNGSRLAANGNVVVVNVTYRIGVFGGFELGDLGADFDDNLCLRDQIAALRWVRDNIAAFGGDPKRVTVFGESAGATSVLALLASTAAEGLFVRAIAQSPALPLIADREVRAEQAHRFLELVGEDAAKLRGLPQRRLRRAAGQVQLESVQRTPTLAYGLTHGTDLLPRHPIDAARAGEVLPVPLIIGTNSHEASMFAWGKPPMLPTTVAGVEGYFLRNHAAAREHILAAYPAYPRRRALIAFGSDVMFGAPTWAFNDAYSAHAPTHVYRFDHATWTLRALGLGATHGSEIVHVHHSYGSYLGRKLHPLGRHLPPSVGRRMQRTWLDFARAEIADWPFYDSERRLTRVIRSTRDDTVADPDAPRREAWEGTH, translated from the coding sequence GTGTCCGTCGTCGCGGAACATTCGACCATCGCCCACACCTCGCTGGGGCAGCTGCGCGGAACGCTCGAGGGCGGTGTCAGCGTCTGGCGGGGGGTCCCCTATGCCCAACAACCCGTCGGGGATCTGCGGTTCCGCGCGCCGCAACCGCTCACACCGTGGTCAGGCATCCGCGATGCCGTCGAGCACGGCCCTTTGCCGCTGCAGGGCCGCTCCTTCGTCGGTGGTGGGCGCGACGACCCGAAGGTGCGTGACGAGGCCTGTCTGACCCTCACGGTGTGGTCGCCCGACACCGGTGGCGCGCTGCCGGTGATGGTGTGGATCCCGGGTGGGGCGTTCGTCTACGGCGCGGGCCAGTTCCAGCTGTACAACGGCTCGCGGCTGGCCGCCAACGGCAACGTCGTGGTCGTCAATGTCACTTACCGGATCGGCGTGTTCGGCGGGTTCGAGCTGGGTGATCTCGGGGCGGACTTCGACGACAATCTGTGCCTGCGCGACCAGATCGCGGCGCTGCGCTGGGTCCGGGACAACATCGCCGCATTCGGCGGCGACCCGAAGCGGGTCACGGTGTTCGGTGAATCCGCCGGTGCGACATCGGTGTTGGCGCTGCTGGCCAGCACCGCCGCCGAGGGCTTGTTCGTCCGCGCCATCGCGCAGAGTCCGGCGCTGCCGTTGATCGCCGACCGCGAGGTCCGCGCCGAGCAGGCCCACCGCTTCCTTGAATTGGTCGGTGAGGACGCCGCGAAGCTGCGGGGGCTGCCGCAACGACGACTGCGCCGTGCGGCGGGGCAGGTGCAGCTGGAGAGCGTGCAACGCACCCCGACGCTCGCGTACGGCCTGACCCACGGCACGGATCTGCTCCCGCGCCACCCGATCGACGCGGCACGCGCGGGTGAGGTGCTGCCGGTTCCGCTGATCATCGGCACCAACAGCCACGAGGCGTCGATGTTCGCCTGGGGCAAGCCGCCGATGCTGCCGACCACCGTGGCCGGTGTGGAGGGCTACTTCCTGCGCAACCACGCCGCGGCCAGGGAGCACATCCTGGCGGCGTATCCGGCCTACCCGCGCCGGCGTGCGCTGATCGCGTTCGGATCCGACGTCATGTTCGGCGCGCCGACGTGGGCGTTCAACGATGCCTACAGCGCCCACGCCCCGACGCACGTGTACCGGTTCGACCACGCCACCTGGACACTGCGGGCCCTCGGCCTCGGCGCCACGCACGGCAGCGAGATCGTGCACGTCCACCACAGCTACGGCTCCTACCTCGGCCGTAAGCTGCATCCGCTGGGCAGACACCTCCCGCCGTCCGTCGGCAGGCGGATGCAGCGCACGTGGCTGGACTTCGCCCGCGCCGAGATCGCGGACTGGCCGTTCTACGACAGTGAGCGCCGCCTCACGCGTGTCATCCGCTCGACGCGTGACGACACCGTCGCCGATCCCGACGCGCCGCGGCGCGAGGCCTGGGAGGGGACGCACTGA
- a CDS encoding DinB family protein, with amino-acid sequence MDPTAEPIEPDTKDWTWVLQRPCPECGFDPSSVHHTEVAGRIRDDATAWVQRLTRSGAAVRTRPGMWSVLEYGCHIRDVHRIFDHRVRLMLTETDPRFPNWDQDATAVADDYASQDPAVVATEVYDAATVVADTYDGVSDDAWSRRGLRSNGSEFTVASIALYHLHDIVHHANDVAGL; translated from the coding sequence ATGGACCCAACCGCCGAGCCCATCGAACCCGACACCAAGGACTGGACCTGGGTGCTGCAGCGACCGTGCCCGGAATGCGGGTTCGATCCGTCGAGCGTGCACCACACCGAGGTGGCGGGCCGCATCCGTGACGACGCCACCGCGTGGGTGCAGCGGCTCACCCGCTCGGGTGCCGCTGTGCGCACCAGGCCCGGCATGTGGTCGGTCCTGGAATACGGCTGCCACATCCGCGATGTGCACCGCATCTTCGATCACCGGGTGCGGTTGATGCTCACCGAGACCGACCCCCGGTTCCCGAACTGGGATCAGGACGCCACCGCCGTCGCCGACGACTATGCCTCGCAGGATCCGGCGGTGGTCGCCACCGAGGTGTACGACGCGGCCACGGTCGTCGCCGACACCTATGACGGGGTATCCGACGACGCCTGGTCACGGCGCGGACTGCGCAGCAACGGAAGCGAATTCACGGTTGCCTCCATCGCGCTGTACCACCTGCACGATATCGTGCACCACGCCAACGACGTCGCGGGGTTGTGA
- a CDS encoding neutral zinc metallopeptidase: MTFNEGMQIDTSTTSTSGGRRGPGRGMAIGGGVGGLLIVVLALFLGVDPGQVLPQQQQMDTEGAEAGGFDLSQCKTGTDANKIVQCRVVATGNSVDGVWQQLLQGYQRPQVRLFTGQVDTGCGPATSDVGPFYCPVDRTAYFDTDFFDVLTTQFGSSGGPLAQEYVVAHEFGHHVQNLLGVLGRAQRDPEGATGTGVRTELQADCYAGVWAHYASVTRQESTGVPFLNPLSDKDIADALSAAASVGDDRIQQSATGRVNPEAWTHGSSAQRQKWFTEGYRTGDPNKCDTFATNDLG, encoded by the coding sequence ATGACCTTCAACGAGGGTATGCAGATCGACACGAGCACCACCTCGACCAGCGGTGGGCGCCGTGGTCCCGGCCGCGGAATGGCCATCGGAGGAGGTGTCGGCGGTCTGCTGATCGTTGTGCTCGCGTTGTTCCTCGGCGTCGACCCCGGCCAGGTGTTGCCCCAGCAGCAGCAAATGGACACCGAGGGCGCCGAGGCCGGCGGTTTCGATCTGAGCCAGTGCAAGACCGGCACCGACGCCAACAAGATCGTGCAATGCCGAGTGGTGGCCACCGGCAACTCGGTCGACGGCGTCTGGCAGCAACTGCTGCAGGGGTACCAACGACCGCAGGTGCGCCTGTTCACCGGCCAGGTCGACACCGGTTGTGGCCCGGCGACCAGCGACGTGGGCCCGTTCTACTGCCCGGTCGACCGGACCGCCTACTTCGACACCGACTTCTTCGACGTGCTCACGACGCAGTTCGGCTCAAGCGGTGGCCCGCTCGCGCAGGAGTACGTGGTGGCGCACGAGTTCGGCCACCACGTGCAGAACCTGCTCGGCGTACTGGGCCGGGCGCAGCGTGATCCGGAGGGCGCCACCGGCACAGGCGTGCGCACCGAACTGCAGGCCGACTGCTACGCGGGTGTGTGGGCCCACTACGCCTCCGTCACCCGCCAGGAGAGCACCGGCGTGCCGTTCCTGAACCCACTGAGCGACAAGGACATCGCCGATGCGCTGTCCGCCGCGGCGTCGGTCGGCGACGACCGTATCCAGCAGTCCGCCACCGGGCGGGTGAACCCGGAGGCCTGGACGCACGGCTCGTCGGCGCAACGGCAGAAATGGTTCACCGAGGGCTACCGGACCGGTGATCCCAACAAGTGCGACACGTTCGCGACCAACGATCTTGGCTAG
- a CDS encoding DUF885 domain-containing protein — protein sequence MARAKTAVDAIAERYLDTYARLDPCAATELGITGHDDEITDYSPDGVAARAEAARATLRELDGAEPVDEVDVVTVAALRERLGIAVELHDAGLDLGELNVIASPLQSMRDVFDLMATDTADDWAVISARLAKIPERVENYADALRARVTAGDPPAIRQVQRGIAQTEQIQKLFVDMVSDAPESAPVDELCERAASAADAYLYLGTVLRDLAPRARKDDACGRDAYRLLSRAFLGTEADLDESYEWGLNLLDAIVAEQESIAQELYPGATVAETLRRLDEEPRYIVTGTDALQAWMQDLSDRAVESLAGTHFDIEGPLRRLECRIAPTQTGGIYYTGPSEDWSRPGRMWWSVPSGVDEFHTWQETTTVFHEGVPGHHLQIGRAVALADRLNRWRRLGCWVSGHGEGWALYAERLMAELGWLDDPGNRMGMLDAQRFRAARVVIDIGVHCGLTAPDGEVWDAERAWNFLTSHSAMAEENLQFELDRYLGWPGQAPSYAIGQRIWHELREESLRRGLTMREFHSRALDLGGLPLDVLRSALAA from the coding sequence TTGGCTAGGGCGAAGACTGCGGTCGACGCGATCGCCGAACGCTACCTCGACACCTACGCGCGCCTGGACCCCTGCGCGGCAACCGAGTTGGGGATCACCGGACACGACGACGAGATCACCGACTACTCCCCCGACGGCGTGGCGGCCCGCGCCGAGGCGGCCCGTGCCACGCTGCGCGAACTCGACGGTGCCGAACCGGTCGACGAGGTCGATGTCGTGACCGTCGCCGCGCTGCGGGAACGTCTGGGCATCGCGGTCGAATTGCACGATGCCGGCCTGGATCTCGGTGAGCTGAACGTGATCGCGTCGCCGCTGCAGTCGATGCGCGACGTGTTCGACCTGATGGCCACCGACACCGCTGACGACTGGGCGGTGATCTCCGCGCGTCTGGCCAAGATTCCCGAGCGGGTGGAGAACTACGCCGACGCGCTGCGGGCCCGGGTCACCGCCGGTGACCCACCGGCGATCCGCCAGGTGCAGCGTGGCATCGCGCAGACCGAACAGATCCAGAAGCTGTTCGTGGACATGGTGTCCGACGCCCCGGAGTCCGCACCGGTCGACGAGTTGTGTGAGCGCGCCGCGTCCGCCGCCGACGCGTATCTCTACCTCGGCACGGTGCTGCGCGACCTCGCGCCGCGGGCGCGCAAGGACGATGCGTGCGGCCGCGATGCCTACCGCCTGCTGTCGCGGGCATTCCTGGGCACCGAGGCCGACCTCGACGAGTCCTACGAGTGGGGCCTGAACCTGCTCGACGCCATCGTCGCCGAACAGGAGTCGATCGCCCAGGAGCTCTACCCGGGCGCCACCGTCGCCGAGACGTTGCGCCGCCTCGACGAGGAGCCGCGCTACATCGTCACCGGCACCGACGCGCTGCAGGCGTGGATGCAGGACCTGTCCGATCGTGCCGTGGAGTCGTTGGCCGGAACCCATTTCGACATCGAGGGCCCGCTGCGCAGGCTGGAGTGCCGGATCGCGCCGACCCAGACCGGCGGCATCTACTACACGGGCCCGTCGGAGGACTGGAGCCGTCCGGGCCGGATGTGGTGGTCGGTGCCGTCGGGCGTCGACGAGTTCCACACCTGGCAGGAGACCACGACCGTCTTCCATGAGGGTGTGCCCGGCCACCATCTGCAGATCGGTCGCGCGGTCGCACTGGCCGACCGACTCAACCGGTGGCGCCGGCTCGGCTGCTGGGTGTCCGGCCACGGCGAGGGCTGGGCGCTGTACGCCGAACGCCTCATGGCCGAACTGGGCTGGCTCGACGACCCGGGCAACCGCATGGGCATGCTCGACGCGCAGCGGTTCCGGGCCGCCCGCGTCGTCATCGACATCGGTGTGCACTGCGGCCTCACCGCCCCCGACGGCGAGGTCTGGGACGCCGAACGCGCATGGAACTTCCTGACCTCGCATTCGGCGATGGCCGAGGAGAATCTGCAGTTCGAACTGGACCGTTATCTCGGCTGGCCCGGCCAGGCACCGTCGTACGCCATCGGGCAGCGCATCTGGCACGAACTACGCGAGGAGAGTTTGCGCCGCGGGCTCACGATGCGCGAATTCCACAGCCGCGCGCTGGATCTTGGCGGGCTCCCGCTCGATGTGCTGCGTTCGGCCCTGGCAGCCTGA
- a CDS encoding LLM class flavin-dependent oxidoreductase produces MTEWFLFLPQVRMQIGDVVERATVADAAGFDGIAFIDHLEAPGATHQGIWEAMTIATWVAARTERLRIGHLVLCDAFRHPAVLAKQAVTLSAASGGRFELGLGSGSWPQEFTRFGIDGGDDAAARVDRLERDLALLRDYWAADGERAQIPPPEYAIPLIIGGTGRRTMGLVRRYADWWNIPSHRLDRLPELLPSVGRARASLQQMVGFVGRDADAAAVTERSTRLFGHLGSGLVCGDAAALCDHFAGLAASGIERFYVWFADFAAPQTICEFAETVMQTAQKGTI; encoded by the coding sequence ATGACCGAGTGGTTCCTGTTCCTGCCGCAGGTGCGGATGCAGATCGGCGACGTCGTCGAGCGGGCGACGGTGGCCGACGCCGCCGGTTTCGACGGCATCGCGTTCATCGACCACCTTGAGGCGCCGGGTGCGACGCACCAGGGCATCTGGGAGGCGATGACGATAGCGACATGGGTCGCGGCCCGCACCGAGCGGTTGCGCATCGGGCACCTGGTGCTGTGCGACGCGTTCCGTCATCCCGCGGTGCTCGCCAAGCAGGCCGTCACGCTGTCCGCAGCAAGCGGCGGCCGGTTCGAACTCGGCCTCGGTTCGGGTTCGTGGCCGCAGGAGTTCACCCGGTTCGGCATCGACGGTGGCGACGACGCCGCCGCGCGTGTCGACCGCCTCGAACGTGACCTGGCCCTGCTGCGGGACTACTGGGCCGCCGACGGCGAGCGGGCGCAGATCCCACCGCCGGAGTACGCGATTCCACTGATCATCGGCGGAACCGGCAGACGCACAATGGGTCTGGTACGTCGGTACGCCGACTGGTGGAACATCCCGTCCCACCGACTCGACCGGTTGCCCGAGCTGCTGCCGAGCGTCGGCCGGGCCCGCGCGTCGCTGCAACAGATGGTCGGCTTCGTCGGACGCGACGCCGACGCCGCCGCGGTCACCGAGCGCAGCACGCGGCTGTTCGGCCACCTCGGGTCCGGATTGGTGTGCGGTGACGCCGCCGCACTCTGCGACCACTTCGCGGGACTCGCCGCGTCCGGCATCGAGCGGTTCTACGTGTGGTTCGCCGATTTCGCGGCGCCCCAGACCATCTGCGAGTTCGCCGAAACCGTGATGCAGACGGCACAGAAAGGGACGATATGA
- a CDS encoding acyl-CoA thioesterase — protein MTTESTEPAQATPWTLRMLLDLFEAEPAGENRFAAPTGVASTDERQVVEGTQVLAQAIVAAAKRFPDKSVRSVQAVFARAVLVGPPVELDLDVISEGRSTATAVITAAQNGKRCMTFTVLTDVPSADVIRHHLPRPQVTGPADANVSHMPMDGRQLRLVDVLDVNSPDEVGPPELYAWLHYDPIPERNDLAKALLAYFTGHLGISTTMRAHQGIGTAQAHLTVSTAPMTVNVSFHEPVSWAGWLLYSHESTQVGAGMSYVRGTVHTEEGELIASFSQDAMIRPLRTVDTDISVHARL, from the coding sequence ATGACCACCGAGTCCACCGAGCCTGCGCAGGCCACCCCATGGACGCTGCGGATGCTGCTCGACCTGTTCGAGGCCGAACCGGCAGGGGAGAACCGCTTCGCCGCGCCCACCGGCGTCGCGAGCACCGATGAGCGTCAGGTGGTCGAGGGCACCCAGGTGCTCGCGCAGGCGATCGTCGCTGCGGCCAAACGCTTCCCGGACAAGTCGGTGCGCTCGGTGCAGGCCGTGTTCGCACGCGCGGTGCTGGTCGGCCCGCCCGTCGAACTCGACCTCGACGTCATCAGCGAGGGGCGGTCGACCGCGACCGCCGTCATCACCGCCGCACAGAACGGCAAGCGCTGCATGACGTTCACGGTGCTCACCGATGTGCCGTCGGCCGACGTGATCCGCCACCACCTGCCCCGCCCGCAGGTCACCGGCCCCGCCGACGCCAACGTCTCCCACATGCCCATGGACGGACGCCAACTGCGCCTGGTCGACGTCCTCGACGTCAACAGCCCCGACGAGGTGGGCCCGCCCGAGTTGTACGCGTGGCTGCACTACGACCCAATCCCCGAGCGCAACGATCTGGCCAAGGCGCTCCTCGCGTATTTCACCGGCCACCTTGGCATTTCCACCACCATGCGGGCGCACCAGGGGATCGGCACCGCGCAGGCGCATCTGACGGTGTCCACCGCGCCGATGACGGTGAACGTGAGCTTCCACGAGCCGGTCTCGTGGGCCGGCTGGCTGCTGTACTCACATGAGAGCACGCAGGTCGGAGCCGGGATGTCCTATGTGCGTGGCACGGTGCACACCGAAGAGGGCGAGCTCATCGCATCGTTCAGCCAGGACGCGATGATCCGGCCGCTGCGCACGGTCGACACGGACATCTCGGTGCACGCGCGGCTGTAG